A window of Kribbella voronezhensis genomic DNA:
GCCGCCCGCGCGGCGCCAACTTCGTGAAGATGATGCCGTTGGCGCCGGCCATCGGACTGATGCTGGTCTTCCTGGCCGGCCCGATCCTGTACTGCGTCTACGCCGCGTTCACCAACATGGCGCTGACCGGCACCGGTGCGGCCAACGTGAAGTTCGTCGGTCTCGACAACTTCCGCAAGGCCTTCGGCAGTTCGGCGTTCACCAACTCGATCTGGCTCACCCTGGTCTTCACGCTGATCTCCGCGATCATCGGCCAGAACACCCTCGGACTCGGCCTGGCGCTGCTGATGCGCCGCTCGCACCGGCTGGTGCGGAACTTCGTCGGGACCGCGGTGATCGGTGCCTGGGTGCTTCCGGAGATCGTCGCGGCGTACCTGCTGAGCGCGTTCTTCAACGACGACGGCACGCTCAACGTGATCCTGCACAAGGTCGGCCTGCCTGGTCAGGACTGGTTGTACGCGGCACCGATCATCGCGGTGTCGATCGCGAACATCTGGCGCGGTACGGCGTTCTCGATGCTGGTCTACTCGGCCGCGCTGAGCGAGGTACCGAAGGAGATCGAGGAATCGGCCGAGATGGACGGCGCGGGCGGCTGGCGCCGGCTGGTGTTCGTGACGGTGCCGATGATCTCGCGCGCGATCATGACCAACCTGATGCTGATCACGCTGCAGACGCTGAGCGTCTTCGGCCTGATCTACGCGATGACCCGGGGTGGACCCGGGACCAAGAGCCAGACTCTTCCCCTGTACATGTACGAGCAGGCGTTCAGCTTCTCGCAGATCGGCTACGGCACCGCGATCGCCTTGGTGATGCTGGCCATCGGCGCGGTCTTCTCGCTGATCTACCTACGTGGACTGAACTCGGAGGCCGCATGATCGCCCGCGACCGGATCAGCAAGCTGACCGCCAATCTGATCCTGCTTGCCCTCGGCATCCTTTTCGTCCTGCCGTTGCTCTGGGTGCTGTTCGCCTCGGTCAACCGGACCGCCGGCCTGCGGGTCGAGCTGCCGACCAGCCCGACTTTCGCGAATTTCAAAGCGGTGCTGAACACCACCACGACGTACCGGCCCGTGCTGAACGGTCTGGTGCTGTGCGGCGGGGCAGCGTTGCTGACGATGGTGTGTGCGGTGCTGGCGGCCTATCCGTTGTCCCGGTTCAAGACGAAGTTCAACCGGCCGTTCTTGCTGACGGTGTTGTTCTGCACGGGATTGCCGATCACCGCGGTGATGGTGCCGGTCTATGGCCTGTTCGTGCAGCTGAACCTGGTGGACACCCTCGGCGGGACGATCATGTTCATGGCGACCTCGTCGCTGCCGTTCGCGATCTGGCTGACGAAGACGTTCATGGACGGCGTACCGATCTCGCTGGAGGAAGCAGCGTGGGTGGACGGCGCGAGCAACATGAAGGCGCTCCGCCGGATCGTCCTGCCGCTGATGTGGCCGGGGATCGCGGTCGTGCTGATCTTCACCTTCATCGGGATGTGGGGAAACTTCTTCGTCCCGTTCATGCTGCTGCTGTCCCCTGAACGGCTGCCGGCCTCGGTGAGCATCTTCACCTTCTTCGGCCAGTACGGCGAACCCAACTACGGCCAACTCGCGGCGTACTCGCTCATCTACACGACTCCGGTCCTGCTGCTTTACCTGTTGCTGAGCCGCAAACTGGGCGGCGCTTTCGCTCTGGGCGGCGCGATCAAGGGCTAGTACTGCGTACTTCGCGTGCCGCGCCGGTTCTTCGGAGCCGGCGCGGTTCGCGTGCGGAACGGACTTGACCCTGACGTCGCGTGAGGGCTCAGGGTGAGGGGTATGGCTGATCACTTTCCTGCTTTTGAGTTGAGCCCTGTTCCTGCGCCGGCGGTCGATGCGGTGGCGCCTGAGGTTCATCGGGGCATCTACGGGATGCCGATGTTCGTGACGCTGCCGACGGCGGATCTCGTTGCTTCCGTCGACTTCTGGATGCAGGGGCTGGGGTTCATCGATCTGTTCACGATTCCCGGCCGGATGACGCATCTTCGGCGCTGGGCGTTCCAGGATGTGCTGGTGGTGCCGGGTGAGCAACCGGCCGCGGCGCCCGCGGCGAGCGTCAGCTTCGCGTGCGTGCTTGGCCAGCTCGACGAGATCGCGGCGGCCTGTGAGGAGGTGTCCCCGGGCTGCACCACGGGGCCGCGGCCGACGCCTTGGAACACTGTTGACCTGGAGGTCATCACTCCCGAGAACACCCGGGTCGTCCTGACGGCTGCCCGTCCGCTCGACCCCGACAGCGCCGAAGCGAAGAATCTTGCCGCTGTCGGAATCGAGACTCCGCGGGTGTGAGCACGACGACGCCGGGGAGGCGAGGCGGGACGGCGTACGGGGCGGTGCGTGGCGTGGCTGGCAGACTGAGCGTTGTGACGAAGGGGGTCGACGCGGTGCCGTCCGACGGGTTGACCGTCGGGGCGGCGGCATCGCTGGTCGGCGTGACCGTGCGGACTCTGCACCACTGGGATGCGATGGGACTCGTCAGCCCGTCCGAGCGCACCGCCGGCGGCTACCGGCTCTACTCCGCGACCGACATCGCCCGCATCCACAGAGTGCTCATCTATCGAGAGCTCGGCCTGCCTCTCGACGGCATCGCCGACCTCCTCGAGGCTCCGGCGACCGAACCGTTGGTCGAGCAGCGCGCACAACTCGTCGAACGCATCTCCCGCCTGCAGGAGATGGTCGCGGCCGTCGACCGGCTGATCGAAGCCAAGAACGCCGGTCTCCTGCTGACCGCGGAGGAACAGGTCGCCATCTTCGGCCGCGACTGGCAGCCGTCCTGGGTCGCCGGCGCCCGCGAGCGCTGGGGCGAGACGGATCAATGGGCCCAGTACGCCGAACGTTCGGCGGAGATGACCACCGAGGACTGGAAGCAGGTCGCGGCGAGCATCTCAACTCTCGACGAAGACCTGGCCGCGGCGAAACGCGCGGGAGTCGTTGCCGGCAGCACCGAAGGCAACGCGCTCGCCGAACGGCACCGAGCGTCCATCGGCGCGTTCTTCGACTGCACCCACTCGATGCATGTGTGCCTTGGTCGCAAGTACGTGGCCGATGCTGGGTTCACCGCCCACTACGACGCCTTCGAGCCGGGTCTCACGCTGTGGTTACGCGATCTCATCAACGCCAATGCCGTTGCCAACGGCATCGACCCCGAAACCGCCACCTGGTCGTGAGGTTCGCGCCCTTGGCTGTGGAAGCATCAGGTGGTGCTGGCGGCCAGCAGAACGAAGACCAGGATGGCGCCGCCGATGAGGAAGAGGGCCAGGAAGACGGTGCCGATGATGCCGGTGATCTGGCCGCCCACCGCCATGCCGCGGTTGTTGTAGACGCCGGGGTTGGCGTCGATCTCGCGGAGCGCCTGGTTCGCCTTCCACCACGCGAAGGGCGACGCGATCAGCACGAAGGTGCAGAGACCGACGAGCCCGAGGACCAGAGAGACGGTCGCGTTCGAGTTGTCGCGCAGCACGCCGTACGCCGGTTGCTGATCCGGGTAGCCGGGCTGGAGCGGGTAGCGAGTCGGCTCGGGACCGGGGTTGGGCGTCCCGGAGTACGGGGGGTCGTCCTGGGGGCGCTCGTACGACATCGGGTCTCCTCTACTCCGGCCAAGGGAGGCCTGAACAAGGATGATCTCAGTTCGGAGGGTGATGGTGCCCCGGTCGCCGAGTTGGCTGGTCGTGGTCTTCGGTCGTCAGGAGATCGACGGCGCGAGATACGTCAACGCGTAGCTGTCGCCGGCACGGGTCACGCGGGCGATACCGGGTGAGTCCAGATGCGCGCCGGCGACGAAGTAGCCCGGCTTGACGAGTTGTTCGAGCAGGGTGGCTCGGGCCGCACGCGCCTGAGTCTGGTCGCCGTCGAATTCCCACGCGACGTTCGGTTGGTCGAACTGCAGTGACGGCACGTGCACGGTGTCGCCCCAGACCAGAAGATGCCCTGTGCTGCTCTGGACGTCGAAGACGGTATGGCCGGGCGTGTGGCCCGCGGTCGGGACAGCTGTGAGCCAGCCGTTGATGGCAACCTCGGCCTCGATCGGCACGACGCGGTCGCGGACCGGCTCCAACCGGTCGGTGAACACCGACTTGTCACCGGCTCCGATCCACACCCGCTCAAGGCGCGGGAACGCCTCGGAACCGTCCGGTGCGATCAGTCCGTGGACGTGGTCCCCGTGCCTGTGAGTGATGGCGACGTCGGTGATGTCGTCGCGCTCGATGCCGGCCTCGCTCATGGCGTCGTAGAGCGATCCCATCGTGGGCTCCAACGCGTTGGATGCGCCGGTGTCGACGAGCACAGACTGCGTGCCGTCGCTGATGCAGAAGGCGTTGACGGACAACCGTAGGTTGCCCTCGGCAAGCGGGACGGTATCCGGGACCGGATCAAGCGGGCTCCCGGTCTCGTCGCGCAGCCGCGTCGGCGGCATGTCGAGGTAGCCGTCCCGCAAACAGACCACCCGCAGGTCGCCGAATTCGAAGAGAGCGTGCCGCCGACCGGCCGAGATGAAACGCATAGATCCTCCACTGCCTGGTCGTCGTCGCTCGCGTCGGTCGATGTTCGCGATGTTGCTTATGGCAACAATTGCGGTGTGCTGGTGTTGCTCTGACGGGCGGGGCCGGCGAAGAGATGACTAGTTGTCGGATCTCGCCTACTCACGCAGCCATCTGGGTCGCTGACAGAAGACACGCTATCTAATGGCTACGGCGATACAGGCGGGGCGCCCGAACTCGTGGCGAGCGCTGGGGCCGACTGGGATCGCCGGAGGTTAGCTGCCACGAAGAGGCGGCTTGGCGGCAGGGGAGGCCAGGGGAGTCGCGCGAGCTGGATCGCCGGTGGGGTTCAGCTGCTGCGACGAGCAGCGGCGTGCTTGGGGTGGGTGGTGGAGCGCCGACATAGGAGGGCGAGGCGGGCGGCTCGGCGGCGAGGTGGCTCGGGGCGGGGCGAGTTGGATCGCCGGAGAGCTTCAGTCGCGACGGAGGAGCGGCGTGTGGGGGTGGGTGGGTCGAGCTCCGACGTAGGAGGGGCGACGCGGGCTGCTTGGCGGCGGGGTGGGCCCGGGGCGGGGGACATGGGTCGCCTGGGAGGTTTAGCTGCGACGGAGGAGCGGCGTGTTGGGGTGGGTGGGGTGAGCGCCGACGTAGGAGGGGCGATGCGGGCTGCTCTGCTCGGGCTCGCGGGGAGCCCGAGCAGAGGCTTTGTCAGAGTTCGATGAGGTTGCCCAGGTTGAGGGCGGTCAGTTGGGGGCGGACGTCTTTGGCTTCGCCGACGACGATGACGAGGAGGCCGTTGGTGCCGACGTAGCGGTTGTAGGCGTCGGTGGCGATCT
This region includes:
- a CDS encoding carbohydrate ABC transporter permease, translating into MIARDRISKLTANLILLALGILFVLPLLWVLFASVNRTAGLRVELPTSPTFANFKAVLNTTTTYRPVLNGLVLCGGAALLTMVCAVLAAYPLSRFKTKFNRPFLLTVLFCTGLPITAVMVPVYGLFVQLNLVDTLGGTIMFMATSSLPFAIWLTKTFMDGVPISLEEAAWVDGASNMKALRRIVLPLMWPGIAVVLIFTFIGMWGNFFVPFMLLLSPERLPASVSIFTFFGQYGEPNYGQLAAYSLIYTTPVLLLYLLLSRKLGGAFALGGAIKG
- a CDS encoding VOC family protein encodes the protein MADHFPAFELSPVPAPAVDAVAPEVHRGIYGMPMFVTLPTADLVASVDFWMQGLGFIDLFTIPGRMTHLRRWAFQDVLVVPGEQPAAAPAASVSFACVLGQLDEIAAACEEVSPGCTTGPRPTPWNTVDLEVITPENTRVVLTAARPLDPDSAEAKNLAAVGIETPRV
- a CDS encoding MBL fold metallo-hydrolase, with amino-acid sequence MRFISAGRRHALFEFGDLRVVCLRDGYLDMPPTRLRDETGSPLDPVPDTVPLAEGNLRLSVNAFCISDGTQSVLVDTGASNALEPTMGSLYDAMSEAGIERDDITDVAITHRHGDHVHGLIAPDGSEAFPRLERVWIGAGDKSVFTDRLEPVRDRVVPIEAEVAINGWLTAVPTAGHTPGHTVFDVQSSTGHLLVWGDTVHVPSLQFDQPNVAWEFDGDQTQARAARATLLEQLVKPGYFVAGAHLDSPGIARVTRAGDSYALTYLAPSIS
- a CDS encoding carbohydrate ABC transporter permease: MTTSATAVPVPAGRKAGRNGRPRGANFVKMMPLAPAIGLMLVFLAGPILYCVYAAFTNMALTGTGAANVKFVGLDNFRKAFGSSAFTNSIWLTLVFTLISAIIGQNTLGLGLALLMRRSHRLVRNFVGTAVIGAWVLPEIVAAYLLSAFFNDDGTLNVILHKVGLPGQDWLYAAPIIAVSIANIWRGTAFSMLVYSAALSEVPKEIEESAEMDGAGGWRRLVFVTVPMISRAIMTNLMLITLQTLSVFGLIYAMTRGGPGTKSQTLPLYMYEQAFSFSQIGYGTAIALVMLAIGAVFSLIYLRGLNSEAA
- a CDS encoding MerR family transcriptional regulator, coding for MTKGVDAVPSDGLTVGAAASLVGVTVRTLHHWDAMGLVSPSERTAGGYRLYSATDIARIHRVLIYRELGLPLDGIADLLEAPATEPLVEQRAQLVERISRLQEMVAAVDRLIEAKNAGLLLTAEEQVAIFGRDWQPSWVAGARERWGETDQWAQYAERSAEMTTEDWKQVAASISTLDEDLAAAKRAGVVAGSTEGNALAERHRASIGAFFDCTHSMHVCLGRKYVADAGFTAHYDAFEPGLTLWLRDLINANAVANGIDPETATWS
- a CDS encoding DUF4190 domain-containing protein — its product is MSYERPQDDPPYSGTPNPGPEPTRYPLQPGYPDQQPAYGVLRDNSNATVSLVLGLVGLCTFVLIASPFAWWKANQALREIDANPGVYNNRGMAVGGQITGIIGTVFLALFLIGGAILVFVLLAASTT